Proteins found in one Methanospirillum hungatei JF-1 genomic segment:
- a CDS encoding CRISPR-associated endonuclease Cas3'': protein MYQYWGKARIDCEPRYHLLVYHSLDVAAVGNRILSHHPILVQRISSALRINQDQVIPLISFILAIHDLGKFSESFQGMVKDIFLQIHGRDPRLCNQLHHSNLGIKIFEKIFEKTDLNLTKNLCDGDLLEFYLGYKYCLNATFGHHGMPPDMGAINYTPHYLVVTDDDISAASDFVQESALLFLHDLNTKIPTQDDEFISAQISWLLAGLVIISDWIGSSGFFPFHNSKIPLKVYWKQTLDIAERALPVCGLSDYPVNPETGIRSLFPVFSAGERAPSPLQELVSTL from the coding sequence ATGTATCAGTACTGGGGAAAAGCCAGAATTGATTGTGAGCCTCGCTATCATCTCCTCGTATATCATTCTCTTGATGTTGCGGCAGTTGGAAACAGGATTTTATCTCATCATCCAATTCTGGTACAAAGGATATCTTCTGCACTGAGAATTAATCAGGATCAGGTTATTCCATTAATAAGTTTTATTCTTGCTATTCATGATCTTGGTAAGTTTTCTGAAAGTTTTCAGGGAATGGTGAAGGATATTTTTCTTCAAATTCATGGAAGAGATCCAAGATTATGCAATCAGCTTCATCATAGCAATCTTGGAATCAAGATATTTGAAAAAATTTTTGAAAAAACCGATCTCAATCTTACCAAAAATCTTTGTGATGGTGATTTGTTAGAATTCTATTTAGGATACAAATATTGTCTGAATGCCACATTTGGGCATCATGGAATGCCTCCCGATATGGGTGCAATAAATTATACCCCTCATTATCTGGTTGTGACTGATGATGACATCTCTGCTGCCTCAGATTTTGTACAAGAATCTGCCCTTCTGTTTCTTCATGATCTCAATACCAAAATCCCGACTCAGGATGATGAATTCATCAGTGCTCAAATTTCATGGTTACTAGCAGGGCTCGTTATCATCTCTGACTGGATAGGCTCTTCAGGATTTTTCCCGTTCCATAATAGTAAGATACCGCTTAAGGTTTACTGGAAACAAACTCTTGATATTGCTGAGCGGGCCTTACCGGTTTGTGGGTTATCTGATTATCCGGTGAATCCTGAAACGGGCATTCGATCATTATTTCCTGTATTCTCTGCTGGAGAAAGAGCTCCAAGTCCGCTTCAGGAGTTAGTGAGCACCCTTTAA
- a CDS encoding AbrB/MazE/SpoVT family DNA-binding domain-containing protein, which produces METIISENEDLIIPREIWRKADFSPGDHVMISVIEGKIIIVPKKMTVVAKFKALAERVQINDYQSDEQYELELKERLGL; this is translated from the coding sequence ATGGAAACGATAATTTCAGAAAATGAAGATTTAATAATCCCCCGGGAAATTTGGAGAAAGGCAGATTTCTCTCCCGGTGATCATGTCATGATATCAGTCATCGAAGGAAAAATCATAATAGTTCCTAAAAAAATGACGGTTGTGGCAAAATTTAAAGCCTTGGCCGAAAGGGTTCAGATAAATGATTATCAATCAGATGAACAGTATGAATTAGAGTTAAAGGAACGATTAGGTCTTTAA
- a CDS encoding ATP-binding protein produces MDRAISSHLLSWKKSHRTPLLIRGARQVGKSYSVERFGKKEFKNYVALNFDLDPGFKSIFHTKDPNSIISQIELLFRQKITKDTLIFLDEIQECPDAIMSLRYFKELRPDIFVIGAGSLLEFAFTPEMRMPVGRVQFLNMFPLTFSEFMRAVGEENLISYLNSVHISDAIPKVVHERLNSLLRTYFILGGMPEVIASYLESDSFLTCSHIQDALIETYKRDFYKYGKTSEVIHLQTVFSAIPRMVSEQIKYVNIDRESKSRDLKNALHLLSLARVITPVYGTDASGLPLGATLSNKQKYIFLDIGLMQHLCGLNAEIMSLKDVMQINRGSLAEQFIGQELLALEDPFISSELYFWARDKTGSSSEIDYCITRKGRIYPVEVKSGKTGTLRSLRVYMEEKKPPFAIRFWEGELSFHDTILSIPLYMTGEAGRLIDEVYEMVSKNFDNA; encoded by the coding sequence ATGGATCGGGCCATCTCGTCACACCTCCTCTCATGGAAAAAATCTCACCGGACTCCGCTTCTCATCAGGGGTGCACGACAGGTGGGGAAGAGTTATAGTGTCGAGCGATTTGGGAAAAAGGAATTTAAAAATTATGTTGCCCTTAATTTTGATTTAGATCCTGGTTTCAAATCAATATTTCACACGAAAGATCCAAATTCCATTATTTCACAGATAGAACTATTATTTCGCCAGAAAATCACGAAAGATACCCTGATATTTCTGGATGAAATACAGGAGTGTCCGGACGCTATCATGTCTCTTCGTTACTTTAAAGAATTACGTCCTGATATCTTTGTAATAGGAGCCGGTTCACTTCTTGAATTTGCATTTACTCCGGAAATGAGAATGCCGGTGGGGAGAGTTCAGTTTTTAAATATGTTCCCGCTCACCTTTTCCGAATTCATGAGGGCAGTGGGAGAAGAAAACCTCATTTCATATCTGAACTCCGTTCATATCTCTGATGCCATCCCTAAAGTAGTCCATGAACGACTCAATTCTCTTCTTCGGACGTATTTTATCCTTGGAGGAATGCCTGAAGTAATCGCCTCATACCTGGAGTCAGATAGTTTTCTTACCTGCTCACATATCCAGGATGCACTTATTGAAACATATAAACGGGATTTTTACAAATATGGCAAGACATCAGAGGTAATACATCTGCAGACCGTCTTTTCGGCAATTCCCCGGATGGTTTCAGAACAGATAAAATATGTGAATATTGACCGGGAATCTAAATCCCGCGATCTGAAAAATGCCCTCCACCTGCTCAGCCTTGCCCGTGTCATCACTCCTGTCTATGGAACAGATGCATCTGGTCTTCCCCTCGGTGCAACCCTGTCCAATAAGCAGAAGTATATTTTTCTGGATATTGGCCTTATGCAGCATCTTTGTGGATTGAATGCTGAAATTATGAGTCTGAAGGATGTTATGCAGATTAACAGAGGCAGTTTGGCAGAGCAGTTTATCGGTCAGGAATTATTGGCACTTGAGGATCCGTTCATCAGTTCAGAACTTTATTTCTGGGCACGGGATAAGACCGGGAGCTCGAGTGAGATTGATTACTGCATCACCAGGAAAGGCAGGATATACCCGGTTGAAGTGAAATCAGGAAAGACCGGTACGCTCCGGTCCCTGCGTGTGTACATGGAAGAGAAAAAGCCTCCGTTTGCGATTCGGTTCTGGGAAGGAGAGCTGAGTTTTCATGATACCATATTATCCATACCGCTCTATATGACCGGGGAAGCTGGTCGGCTTATTGATGAGGTATATGAGATGGTGAGTAAAAATTTTGATAACGCCTGA
- a CDS encoding type II toxin-antitoxin system VapC family toxin, translating to MYYIDANIFIYAAIDNSDKGKWSREVLQRVENNNISAITSFLTWDEFTYALLKKINRDVAEEYSSFLFDLKGLSFISVDEIIIKSAGYFFSHYKLKPRDAIHIATAYNSGVKCIISEDSDFEAIPLIKRIWMEHSW from the coding sequence ATGTATTACATTGATGCGAATATTTTCATTTATGCAGCGATAGATAACTCAGATAAAGGAAAATGGTCTCGTGAAGTCCTTCAACGAGTTGAAAATAATAATATTTCTGCGATTACTTCATTCCTAACCTGGGATGAATTTACATATGCTCTATTAAAAAAGATAAATCGGGATGTTGCCGAAGAATACTCTTCTTTTCTTTTTGATTTAAAAGGGCTATCATTCATTTCGGTTGATGAAATTATTATTAAATCTGCTGGGTATTTCTTCTCTCATTATAAATTAAAGCCACGTGATGCCATTCACATCGCGACTGCATATAATTCTGGTGTGAAATGCATAATTTCAGAAGATTCAGATTTTGAGGCGATTCCGTTGATTAAAAGAATATGGATGGAACATTCCTGGTAA
- a CDS encoding ADP-ribosyltransferase → MKTYQTKDIPPVYRVDLSEIQKKAINEWVKDSTYINAAARYGHNADEFKRHPEKFDEANQQKIILERLISEESLKQSYEVFRGLKEYDIILTKKTLEEIKITNKATELFDDGFNAVSFNEDTPLIYATPDENGEIWMYSANLNEGYPALFIGNENPQSLGYRKEGEILINRKTKFTIIGDEIMNVQDATGTIKRLVYIEYQG, encoded by the coding sequence GTGAAAACATACCAAACAAAAGATATTCCCCCTGTTTACAGGGTAGATTTGTCCGAGATTCAAAAGAAGGCAATAAACGAATGGGTCAAAGATTCCACATACATTAATGCGGCAGCACGATATGGCCATAATGCTGATGAGTTTAAAAGACACCCTGAAAAATTTGATGAGGCGAATCAACAAAAGATAATTTTAGAGAGATTAATTTCGGAAGAATCACTAAAACAATCGTATGAAGTCTTTAGAGGTTTGAAAGAATATGATATCATTCTAACAAAGAAGACCCTTGAGGAAATTAAAATTACCAATAAAGCGACTGAACTATTTGACGATGGGTTTAATGCTGTCTCTTTTAATGAAGATACTCCCCTAATTTATGCAACCCCAGATGAGAATGGAGAAATATGGATGTATTCAGCAAATCTAAACGAAGGGTATCCTGCATTATTTATCGGTAATGAAAACCCCCAAAGTTTAGGATACAGAAAAGAGGGGGAGATTTTGATTAACAGAAAAACGAAATTCACAATAATTGGGGACGAAATAATGAATGTGCAAGATGCGACCGGAACTATTAAACGCTTAGTATATATTGAATATCAAGGGTGA
- the cas3 gene encoding CRISPR-associated helicase Cas3': MFIIEESTGGGKTEAAVTLAHRLMNDGYGEGIYVGLPTMATANAMYERMKDCYQRLYCQGENRPSLILAHGSRHLSDSFLQTIGPSDDLSCGLDHPQGEESGEAVCARWLADHKKSSLLASIGVGTIDQGLIGVLPVKHQSLRLFGIVRNILIVDEVHAYDRFMNRLLRSLLSFHAALGGSAILLSATLPKNQKEEYITGFSNGAGYAPSLDFVDEYPLITHIHPHECRQIPFLCRPGTERDVKVTFFHTIDGVSEYLNKELLSGKCACWIRNTVSDAISAYKMMKDRDVASKILLFHARFAMGDRLEREREVLTQFGTQSLDEDRRGVLLIATQVVEQSLDIDFDVMVTDLAPIDLVIQRAGRLHRHSRGMRDKPVLAIYSPSFDDNPKDSWYSEVFPGGGYVYPYHGLLWKTAELLRSEGSIRTPDRSRFLIESVYDPQLPPYIPSALIERDKETENKDRKAEGLAGSRALNISSGYELGSGLWGEDDVDKTRLADPTIQVLLCRWDPVNNVLSLWRDMDRNSIDMSRITVSQRTYDVRITVSPLIESEMNRLCSILPDGGKKDRIIPLIPIDDYYYCPVIHSNGQQMIIEYDLKKGMIIRSDSNVYGG; encoded by the coding sequence CTGTTTATTATTGAAGAATCAACCGGAGGAGGGAAGACTGAGGCTGCAGTCACTCTTGCTCACCGTTTAATGAATGATGGATATGGGGAAGGTATTTATGTGGGTCTCCCAACCATGGCGACTGCGAATGCGATGTATGAGCGGATGAAGGACTGTTATCAACGGTTATATTGTCAGGGAGAAAACCGTCCCTCACTGATTCTTGCTCATGGTTCCCGTCATTTGTCAGATTCTTTTCTTCAGACTATCGGTCCGTCTGATGATCTCTCATGTGGATTGGATCATCCTCAAGGTGAGGAATCTGGTGAGGCAGTATGTGCAAGATGGCTAGCAGATCATAAAAAATCTTCACTTCTTGCATCCATTGGGGTTGGAACGATTGATCAAGGGCTTATTGGAGTGCTCCCTGTCAAACATCAGTCTCTCCGTTTGTTTGGTATTGTCAGGAATATTCTTATTGTTGATGAGGTTCATGCTTATGACCGGTTTATGAATCGTTTGTTACGTTCCCTTCTCTCTTTTCATGCAGCTCTTGGCGGAAGTGCGATTCTTCTCTCTGCTACACTTCCGAAAAATCAGAAGGAAGAGTACATCACTGGTTTTTCGAATGGAGCAGGATATGCTCCATCATTAGATTTTGTAGATGAATATCCATTAATAACTCATATTCATCCACATGAATGTAGACAAATTCCTTTTTTATGCAGGCCTGGAACTGAACGCGATGTTAAGGTTACTTTTTTTCATACAATCGATGGAGTTTCAGAGTACCTGAATAAAGAATTACTATCTGGAAAATGTGCCTGTTGGATTCGGAATACCGTATCTGATGCGATATCGGCATATAAGATGATGAAAGACCGCGATGTTGCGTCGAAAATTCTATTGTTCCATGCACGTTTTGCTATGGGAGATCGTCTTGAACGAGAGCGAGAAGTGCTTACTCAATTTGGGACACAGAGTCTGGATGAAGATCGCAGAGGAGTTTTGTTGATTGCAACTCAGGTGGTTGAACAGTCCCTTGACATAGATTTTGATGTAATGGTTACTGATCTGGCACCCATTGATTTGGTTATTCAGCGAGCAGGACGGTTGCATCGTCATAGCCGTGGGATGAGAGACAAGCCGGTACTGGCGATTTATTCCCCCTCTTTTGATGACAATCCGAAAGATTCATGGTATTCAGAGGTATTTCCCGGTGGAGGGTATGTATACCCATATCATGGTCTGTTGTGGAAGACTGCAGAACTGCTTCGAAGTGAAGGTTCGATCCGGACTCCTGATAGATCACGATTTTTGATTGAATCTGTGTATGATCCTCAATTACCTCCATATATACCATCTGCATTAATTGAGCGGGATAAAGAGACAGAAAATAAAGACAGGAAGGCTGAAGGTTTAGCGGGGAGTCGTGCACTGAATATATCATCGGGATATGAACTTGGTTCCGGGCTATGGGGGGAGGATGATGTAGATAAAACACGTCTTGCAGATCCGACGATTCAGGTTCTTTTATGCAGGTGGGATCCGGTTAATAATGTTTTATCCTTATGGAGAGATATGGATCGAAATTCTATTGATATGAGCAGAATTACTGTTTCTCAACGAACATATGATGTGAGGATTACTGTTAGCCCTTTGATTGAGTCAGAGATGAATCGTTTATGTTCAATTTTACCAGATGGAGGGAAAAAAGATAGAATTATTCCTTTAATTCCAATCGATGACTATTATTATTGTCCCGTGATTCATTCAAATGGGCAGCAGATGATAATTGAGTATGACTTAAAGAAGGGTATGATAATACGTTCAGATAGTAACGTTTATGGTGGTTAG
- the casA gene encoding type I-E CRISPR-associated protein Cse1/CasA, whose translation MIHLLHDAWIPVVRKNGDSGLIAPHQITSDYDTNPVIELNASRPDFNGALIQFLIGLIQTVCPPESDKEWTDRLDNVIPSDVLKGHFKQIQDAFSLDGKGPRFMQDISIGDEKKNSVDGLLIEMPGENTVKKNTDFFVKRDTVKQMCPSCAAMALFTLQVNGPGGGAGHKTGLRGGGPLTSVILGETLWETVWLNIIPSIKFFGDAIAKQKKSMDMIFPWFGKIRLSDKKEKTGVIDVNPLQMFWGMGRRILLDFEDKPVGACDVCGLASSATVLTYHTKPHGVDYDETWDNHTLTPYYLDKEVYRPIHLQPGGITYRNFMGLIIPDSSRNIKVSRTVTNFQNNIIRLKRKSFKKVRLWSFGYDMDNAKARCWYESRMPIYLLDDEKKRELFENIVSNLIFTAEYVLQSLAGSIKDAISGHGNKGKEPVDLRSRFWNETEELFYATLDRLFFSLGNVEQIDQIKREWYRMLVGHSVLLFDYYTQVSLISDLNDPKSVIDARIKFKKFTGENTKKVISLLGLLMKDSMEEKKL comes from the coding sequence ATGATCCATCTATTACATGATGCCTGGATTCCGGTTGTGAGAAAAAACGGTGATTCCGGTCTTATCGCTCCGCATCAGATTACCTCGGATTATGATACAAATCCGGTGATAGAACTTAATGCTTCACGTCCAGATTTTAATGGAGCTCTTATTCAGTTTCTGATAGGATTAATTCAGACTGTCTGTCCTCCTGAATCGGATAAAGAATGGACTGACCGGTTAGATAATGTAATTCCTTCAGATGTATTGAAGGGACACTTCAAGCAGATTCAGGATGCCTTCTCTCTGGATGGTAAAGGCCCCAGATTTATGCAAGATATCAGTATTGGTGATGAGAAGAAAAATTCAGTTGACGGTCTTCTTATTGAAATGCCTGGGGAGAATACGGTCAAGAAAAATACTGATTTTTTTGTTAAACGCGATACTGTAAAGCAGATGTGTCCCTCTTGTGCTGCTATGGCTTTATTTACTCTTCAGGTTAATGGACCAGGTGGTGGAGCTGGGCATAAAACAGGTTTACGAGGTGGGGGGCCATTAACGTCTGTAATCTTGGGGGAGACATTGTGGGAGACGGTATGGCTGAATATTATTCCTTCAATAAAATTTTTTGGAGATGCGATAGCAAAACAAAAAAAGAGTATGGATATGATCTTTCCCTGGTTTGGGAAGATTCGCCTGAGTGATAAAAAGGAAAAAACTGGCGTGATCGATGTTAATCCTTTACAGATGTTCTGGGGGATGGGAAGACGGATATTACTTGATTTTGAGGACAAGCCGGTAGGGGCCTGTGATGTATGTGGTCTTGCATCTTCAGCAACCGTGTTGACATATCATACGAAACCTCATGGAGTTGATTATGACGAAACCTGGGACAATCACACACTTACTCCTTATTACCTGGATAAAGAAGTTTATCGCCCAATTCATCTTCAACCCGGGGGTATTACGTATCGAAATTTTATGGGTCTGATTATTCCGGATTCGTCAAGGAATATCAAGGTTTCCAGAACTGTAACAAATTTTCAGAATAATATTATTCGTTTAAAGCGGAAATCATTTAAAAAGGTTAGGTTATGGTCATTTGGATATGATATGGATAATGCAAAAGCCAGATGCTGGTATGAAAGCCGGATGCCAATCTACCTGCTGGATGATGAGAAAAAGAGAGAATTATTTGAAAATATTGTTTCAAATCTTATATTTACAGCAGAATATGTGTTGCAGTCTCTTGCCGGCTCAATAAAGGACGCAATTTCAGGACATGGTAATAAAGGAAAAGAACCTGTTGATTTAAGATCCCGATTTTGGAATGAGACTGAGGAATTGTTCTATGCTACACTTGATAGACTTTTTTTCTCTTTGGGAAATGTGGAGCAGATAGATCAAATAAAGCGTGAATGGTATCGTATGTTAGTTGGTCATTCTGTTTTGTTATTTGATTATTATACCCAGGTTTCACTCATCAGCGATCTGAATGATCCTAAGAGTGTTATCGATGCCCGAATCAAATTTAAAAAATTTACCGGAGAGAACACGAAAAAAGTTATTTCATTACTGGGTCTTCTCATGAAGGACTCAATGGAGGAGAAAAAGCTATGA